In Helianthus annuus cultivar XRQ/B chromosome 8, HanXRQr2.0-SUNRISE, whole genome shotgun sequence, a single genomic region encodes these proteins:
- the LOC110876934 gene encoding pollen-specific leucine-rich repeat extensin-like protein 3 — MASSDSGVSNTIDPMAITSDNEIAMDPKVYTSDTTSTDEDDFQPFALPVFGEELPLADGPLGEDLPLVPIHAPLPFAAVPFEEQPLNALPDDDIDLLIEGPPEGNQDGGAPMEDDVPLADVPVVDPVVPMVEIPANDALVVPPIEAPVVEALPDPSVSYPLESASSATIHAQDVQHYSTDTDSDMPMSAAPVVFHDFDPEPEVEFVPVEHAPVDPELGVAPEPVFAPDPIPVDAPVVAPPVTDAPVVAPPAAEIPVVAPIPDPMPMFDDLAPFATHIDPRYADTRNGWIEDDDDYPPFVLPITPPAAPISAPDDVLLFNPHVSDTHHTDLPTTFLQDIPPPRPGEGPSTGPHGHMPPLTAAFPYIPPFAPTAHTTFTSTAPPVTAGCVKPTSLALERIPRPPPFHCQSPFATPPAPLGLHPDSDVRFLTRDQQIAYLIRVVQALEEDLAHLRRLVLTPPPPPPPPSA, encoded by the exons ATGGCATCTTCTGATAGTGGAGTGTCCAACACGATCGATCCTATGGCCATTACCTCGGATAACGAGATAGCCATGGACCCGAAGGTTTATACCTCAGACACCACGAGCACCGATGAAGATGATTTTCAGCCTTTTGCCCTACCAGTCTTCGGAGAAGAATTGCCCTTAGCTGATGGTCCACTGGGTGAGGATCTACCCCTTGTCCCGATCCATGCCCCTCTCCCATTTGCAGCAGTTCCCTTTGAGGAACAGCCTCTCAACGCGTTACCTGATGATGACATCGATCTACTTAtcgagggtcccccggagggTAACCAGGATGGTGGGGCCCCGATGGAGGACGATGTTCCACTTGCTGATGTCCCGGTTGTCGACCCTGTGGTTCCTATGGTTGAGATTCCTGCTAATGATGCCCTTGTTGTGCCACCTATCGAGGCTCCTGTTGTGGAGGCCTTACCTGATCCGTCTGTTTCCTACCCGCTTGAGTCTGCATCATCCGCCACTATTCACGCTCAGGACGTGCAGCACTACTCCACCGACACTGACTCAGACATGCCGATGTCTGCTGCACCCGTTGTTTTCCATGACTTTGACCCAGAGCCGGAGGTCGAGTTTGTACCTGTTGAGCATGCTCCAGTTGATCCAGAGCTTGGAGTTGCACCAGAGCCTGTTTTCGCTCCCGACCCTATTCCTGTTGATGCACCAGTCGTTGCACCACCCGTCACTGATGCACCAGTCGTTGCACCACCAGCTGCTGAGATCCCAGTTGTTGCACCTATACCTGACCCCATGCCGATGTTTGATGACCTTGCACCCTTCGCTACACATATTGATCCGAGATATGCCgacacccgtaacgggtggattgaggatgatgatgactaTCCTCCATTTGTTCTACCCATCACTCCACCTGCTGCACCTATTTCTGCACCAGACGATGTTCTACTTTTCAACCCACACGTATCTGACACTCACCACACCGACTTACCCACTACTTttcttcaggatataccccctccccgtccaggggaaggaccTTCTACTGGACCGCATGGTCACATGCCACCCTTGACTGCCGCTTTTCCTTATATACCCCCGTTTGCACCGACTGCACACACAACTTTTACTTCTACAGCACCTCCGG TTACAGCAGGATGCGTTAAGCCGACGAGTCTGGCGCTGGAGAGGATTCCACGTCCTCCACCTTTTCATTGCCAGTCGCCTTTTGCGACACCACCAGCTCCTCTCGGACTGCACCCTGATTCTGACGTCCGTTTCCTCACCAGGGACCAGCAGATTGCTTACCTCATACGCGTTGTCCAGGCTCTCGAGGAGGATTTGGCGCATTTACGCAGATTAGTTCTcactcctccacctcctcctcctccaccatcagcTTAG